A single window of Bradyrhizobium daqingense DNA harbors:
- a CDS encoding AbrB/MazE/SpoVT family DNA-binding domain-containing protein, which produces MNENANPNDLKNESTVLQVRKIGNSIGVILPKELAARLNLKEGDKLFPVEQSDGGVLLTPHDPDFEKAMEVARRGMKRYHNALAELAK; this is translated from the coding sequence ATGAACGAGAACGCGAACCCCAACGACCTGAAGAACGAATCGACGGTGCTGCAGGTGCGCAAGATCGGCAATTCGATCGGCGTTATCCTGCCGAAGGAGCTCGCGGCTCGTCTGAATCTCAAAGAGGGCGACAAGCTGTTTCCGGTCGAGCAATCGGACGGTGGCGTCTTGCTGACCCCGCATGACCCCGACTTCGAAAAGGCGATGGAAGTCGCGCGGCGAGGCATGAAGCGTTATCACAACGCGCTCGCCGAGCTTGCCAAATGA
- a CDS encoding type II toxin-antitoxin system death-on-curing family toxin, protein MSEPIWLTRRIIIAIHDEQLAIHGGASGLRDEGMLESALDRPKNKWSYESAGLPELAAAYAFGIAGNHPFVDGNKRTSLLALYTFLGVNGIDFVVPEAEAAAIIMSLAAGDVSEENLTRWIRDNWNSK, encoded by the coding sequence ATGAGCGAGCCGATCTGGCTGACGCGCCGGATCATTATAGCGATCCACGACGAACAGCTGGCGATCCATGGCGGTGCAAGCGGCCTGCGGGACGAGGGCATGCTCGAATCCGCGCTCGATCGGCCCAAAAACAAATGGTCGTACGAGAGCGCCGGTCTTCCTGAACTGGCGGCGGCGTACGCCTTCGGCATCGCGGGCAACCATCCGTTCGTCGACGGCAACAAACGTACGTCTCTGCTGGCGCTGTACACGTTTCTCGGCGTTAACGGCATCGACTTCGTTGTGCCGGAGGCGGAAGCGGCCGCCATCATCATGTCGCTCGCTGCCGGTGACGTCAGCGAGGAGAACCTGACGCGCTGGATCCGCGACAATTGGAATTCCAAATGA